The DNA window CCGAATCGTCGAGACGAGCCTGGGGGCGACCGGCGGGAGCGACGTGGTGGTGCTTTCCGATGTCACCGAGCGGGAACGGCGCGAGCGGGCCCTGCGCGACCGGCAGGAAAAGGTGGAGGCCCTCTACGCGGCCATTAGCCGGCTGCTGCGGGCGGAGAACAGAACGGAGGTGGGGGACGTCATGCTTCGGCTCGTAAACGAGGTGTTCGGGTACCCGCTGGTGAGCATCCGGTTCGTCGAGGACGGCCGGCTCGTGCCGGTACAGGGGTCCCCACAGATCGCGGAGCACATGCCGCCCCAGCGTCCCCCCGTCGACATCGAGGGAGAAAGCCTTCTGGCAGACGTGTACCGGAACGAAGAGCCTTTCGTGATCGACGACCTACACGCCGTTGATACGCAACTCGACTACGGGGCGGCCCGCGCGGCGGCCTGTTTCCCGATGGGGACACACGGCACCATCGCGGTCGGGGACGTGGAACGGGGGGCGATCGATTCGTTCGACGGCGGTCTCATCGAGGTGCTTGCGGCCCACGCCGCCGTGGTGCTCGACCGGCTGGATCAGGAAGAGGCGCTCCGAACGGCAAAGCAGGAGGCCGAGGAAGCGAGCCAGATGAAGTCGGCCCTCCTGGCCAACACGAGCCACGAATTCCGCACGCCCCTGACGTCCATCATCGGGTTTGCGGAGGAAATCGCGACCATGGCCGAGGACGACGACGCCCCGATTGGCCGGTTCGCCGACCACATCGAGAACAGCGGGCGTCGTCTGCTCGGCACCCTCGACGCAATTTTGAACCTGTCGCGCCTGCAGGGGGGGACCCTGAGACGCCCGTCGGAGCCCACCGACATGACCACCGTCGCCGAAGAGGCCGCCGACCAATTCTATCCCGAGGCCGTGGAGGCGGACATTGCGCTGCGCACGGAGGCGAACGGGACGCCGGTCTGGACGCGGGCCGACCCCGAGGGGCTCCGGATTGCCCTGCAGAACCTGATCTCCAACGCGGTCAAATACACGGAGCCCGGCGGCGACGTGTGGATCCGCGTCCGAACGGGCGACGAGGCTGCGGTTCTGGAAGTTGAAGACACAGGGGTGGGCATGGACCCGGCGCAGACCGAAACGTTGTTTGAGCCCTTCCGACAAGAATCAGAGGGCATGGGCCGTGAATATGAGGGCACCGGGCTCGGGCTCGCGGTGACGAAGGAGGCCGTCGAGCAGATGGGCGGCGCCATCGAGGTAGAAACGGAGAAGGGAGCAGGCTCCCGCTTTACCGTGCGGCTTCCGGAGGCGGAGGCGCCCGAGAAGGTTGGCGACCCGAGCGCGTCCGCTTCGCTTGGGAACGCAGACACACCCTCCTGAACGTTCCGCCTCCCTCACACACGTGGAGGAACCCGTCCGGCACCACGTCGATGACAACGTCCGCCCCAGTCGATCAGGGCCCTCCGTCCCGGAGCACAGAGAACGGGCCGCCTTGTCATAGAATTCGCACGCGGGACGTGTCGAGTGTGCGCCCGCGTGGTTACATTTCGCCCTGTTCACAAGCCGCACAGAAGGAGCTTAACCGCCCGTGAGCATCCTTGCCGTAGGGACTGTTGCCTTTGATTCCATCGATACTCCGTTCGGATCCGCTGACCGAGTGCTGGGGGGCAGTGCGTCCTACCTGACGCTCGCCGCCCGCCACTTTTGCGAAGACGTCCGCCTCGTGGGCGTCGTCGGGGGCGACTTTCCCGATGAGTACCGCCGGACGCTGGCCGATGGGGGGGTCGACCTTGAGGGCCTTGAGGTCGAGGAGGACGGCGAGACGTTCTTCTGGCACGGCGAGTACCACTACGACATGAACGAGCGGGACACGCTCGACACGCAGCTCAACGTCCTCGCTTCGTTCGAGCCGGACCTCCCGGGGAGCTACCTCGACAGCGACATCGTGTGCCTCGGCAACCTGGAGCCGGGCATCCAGCGCGATGTGCTGGACCAGGTGGACGATCCCGAATTCGTGATGGCCGACACGATGAACTACTGGATCGAGAACACCCCAGACAGCCTCCGGACGACCCTCTCGCAGGTCGACTGCTTCGTCATCAACGACGCCGAGGCCCGCGAGCTGGCGGATGAGCCCAACCTGGTCCGCGCGGCGTCCCTGATCCGCGACATGGGCCCCGAGACGCTCATCATCAAGAAGGGCGAGCACGGCGCGCTTCTGTTCACCGACCACTCCGTCTTCAGCGCGCCCGCCTACCCGCTGGACGACATTCAGGACCCTACGGGGGCCGGCGACGCGTTTGCGGGCGGACTTGCCGGGCACCTGTACCAGTCGGGCGGCCTCGACCCGGAGGCCCTCCGCCGCGGGGTGATCTACGGAAGCGTGATGGCATCCTTCGTCGTGCAGCGCTACGGCCCCGACAAGCTGCTCGACCTTACCCGGACCGACATCACCGAGCGGGCCCGCTCGTTCCGCGAGCTTGCCGCCATCCCCACGCTGGTGCCGCTCGACAAGCAACTGGCGTAGCACGGGGCCGGACGAGACGGCCCGTCCTCTTCTCGTCACTCCGTCGCATTCTGCCTTCCATGTCTGAGTCTGTCCCCGACACCAAGCCCGAGGCGTCCTCCTCGACCGACTACACCACCACCGGGACGGTCCGTCTCGTCAACGCCGTCTTCTACGGCCACCACGGCGTCATGGAGGAGGAGCATCGCATCGGCGGCCGGTACGAGGTCGACGTGAGCGTGGGGCTTGATTTCGAGGACGCAGCCCTGCACGACGACCTAGACCGCACGGTCAACTACGAGCAGGTCTACGAGTTCGTCCGGCAGCTGGTGACGGAGAACAACTTCTACCTCATTGAAAAGCTGGCGTACCGCATCGCGCACAAGGTGCTGGATACCTATCCGGACCTGGAGGGGGTAGAGGTGACGGTCCGGAAGCCGGATCCCCCGGTCGGGGGGACGTGCGACCGGGCCGAGGCGACCTATACCATCGACGATCCCGGCACGTGACGCGGGGTCATGCCGGACGCGGGGACGACCGGCGCCGGTCGTCGGGGGAGGCAAGGCCGAGCGCCCCCGTCCTGTCCGCCGGATGAAGGGTGGCGGGGACGACCGACGGATGAGGACGGGCCACGAAGGTCACGAGAAAGTCGTAGAGCAGGTTGTCCACCTCCGTGGTGTCCGCCAGGGTGTCGAGCACGCGCTGCACGGTTTCCGCGTCGGGGAGTGCCGAGCGGTAGTACTCGCGGTACACGAGGATGCGCTCCCGCTCCCGCTTCGCGTCGAGCTCGCTGTGAAACTGCGTGCCGTAGACCGGCGCGCCGTTCAGGCGGAAGGCCTGGTGGGGCTGGTCGTTGCGGGCGAGCTCTGTGCTGTCGGGGGGAAGCTCGACCACCCGGTCGTGGTGGCCCATGTTCGCCTGAAAGCGGGACGAGAACTGGCAGAAGAGGGGGTCGGCGGCCCCCGCATCGGTCCGTTCCACCCACCCACAGCCCAGTTCGGAATGGTCGGGGTCGTGCACCACCTGCCCCCCGAGCGCGCGGGCCAGCACCTGGTGCCCCCAGCACGAGCCGAGCGTGGGCAGCGCCCGGTCGACGGCGCGACGAATGAGGTCGTGCAGCCCGTCGGTCCAGGGGTAGGTCTGGGTGGCGGAGTACTTGCCGGCGCCGCCGATGAGCAGAGCGTCGACCTCGTCGAGCGAGACGGAGGTGGGGTCGTCGCCGCGGGCGACGTTGACGGTCTGGAACTGATCGGGACGGAGGCGCGTCCGCTCCAGGAAGCAGGTCTGCTCCTGCGCTTCCATCCGGGGGGCGCTTCGGCACTGGACGAGCAGGGCGCGAAGGGACGACGACGTGAGGGGCGAGTCCACCATAAATCAGGGAGGCCCCGTGCGGTGGGAGGGCCCTGGATGAGCAAGAATGTGAGACGCCGTGGCGTCCGTCCATACGCTGGTCCCCGGAAAAGGTTGACGACACGGGAACCGCTAGGCGGACGACGCCTCCAGGAGGTCGGCAAAAGACGCGCGCAGCGTGCGGTAGAGCCGGCGGAGGGGGAGGCCCACGACGTTGTAGTAATCGCCCTCGATCCGCTCGACGAAGAACGGGGCGGTATGGTCCTGAATCCCGTAGCCCCCGGCCTTGTCCAGCGGCGACCCGGAGGCGACGTAGGCCCGAATCTCCGCGTCCGAGAGGGGCCCGAGCACCACGGCGGTCGTCTCCACGGCGGTGGCCGTCCGATCCGACCCGGCATGCACGAGGGACACGCCGGTGTAGACGGCGTGGGATGTGTCCTGGAGACGGCGAAGCATGGCCCGAGCATGGGAGGAATCTTCGGGCTTATTGAGAATTTCCCCATCGTGGGCGACCACCGTGTCGGCGGCCAGGACGAGGGCCGAGGGCCGGTCGGCCGCCACCGGACGGGCCTTTCGGCGCGCAAGGGTGCGGACCGCCTCAGCGGGCGCCACCGAGGGCGCCAGCGTCTCGTCCGCGGGGCTCACCCGCGCCTCGAAGGGAACGTCGATGCGGTCGAGCAGGGCACGCCGCCGCGGCGACTGGGAGGCCAGAAGAAGTGGGCAGGAAAGTTGCAGAAGTGGGTTCATCGGATGTGTCGAGCCCGTGCCGGACATGTGCGCCGAGAGAAACGGCATATGCGCCGAGAGAAACGGGAGGGGGGCGCAAAAGTTACGCGTTGCTCTCACCACGTTGGGCGGGGCCCCGCGTCGGGGTTGACACCGGTCCGGAAAGCGCCTACCTTTTTCTCCTCTACCTCCACCGGCTGTCTACGCTATGACCGTCCTGTCTGTCTGCAACCACAAGGGGGGCACCGGAAAAACCACCACGACCATCCATGTCGCGGCGGCGCTGGGATTGTCGGGCTGGCGGACGCTCGTCATCGACCTCGACCCGCAGGGCTTCCTCACGCACACGATGGGCATTGAGGAGCCCCCCTCCGACCAGTCGGTGGCGGCCTTCTTCGACGCCGACGCGGACCCGGGGCGCATTCCAATCCAGGAGGCCGCGGGGTTCGATCTGATCCCCTCCTCCAGTACCCTGACCCGCCGGATGCGGGATCTCAACAAACCGACCGATGTGCTCTGGGTGCGGGAGGCACTCCAGCGGCTCGACCTGGAATACGACCTTTTGCTCTTCGACACGGCCGCCGCCGTGACGGTCTACAGCCTCAACGCGCTCGTTGCGAGCCAGCACGTGCTGATCCCTGTCCTGCCGGAGTACCAGTCCGTGGTGGGGGGGGAGCAGACCTACCAGACCACGCAGCTCGTTGAGAACAAGCTCAATCCGCGCCTCAACACCCGGCAGTTCTTGTTTACGCAGGTCGACGCGCGCAAGCGCATACACAAAACCTACCGCGAGTACATTCGGGAAAAGTACGGGGAGAAGGTGCTGGACACCATCGTCCGCACTAGCACGTCGCTGGCAAAGACGCGGGACGGAGCGACCACGGTTTTCGACCACGACTCCAGTTCTCGCGGGGCGCTCGACTACGCCAACGCCACCGATGAACTGGTGGCGCGTCTGCAGTCGGCGTCCGAAGATGCGAGTTCGGAGGAGGCTCCGGCCGCTGCCGCCCCGAACGACCTCTCGGCGGAGGCCGCCCCGGAGGTCAGTGAGATGCTGAACTCGTGATTCCGCGACGCCCGCCTCCCCCGGGGCAGAATTCCCGCGGGGGACATGCTCCGATCCAGGGGGCCGTTTCACGACTCCCCTAAAGCGGATCGAGGCGGCCGACCTCGGCCCTCGACCATCCGTAGAAGTGGCGATCCGTGGACTGGAGGGTGTCCACGCAGTCGTTGTAGGCCGCCCGGGCCGCCTCCACGTCCGGATGGGTCGGGTCCGGGTGGGTCTCGATCCAGTGTCTGAGGTCGTCCAGCGCGCGAGGCGAATAGGTGTCGAGGTCGCTTTCGGTCTTGAGCAGGGCCATCTTCCGCTCCTCCTGGCGGAGCGTGTAGACGAGCGTCCAGATCGAGACGCCGAAGAAGGCCAGGATGCAGAAGGCCATCGTGGCCCATACGTCCACGGGCAGTCCAAGCATGATAAGGCGTTGGGACGTTTGAACGTTACACGTTGAACGTTGGAGAACCGGCTTATCGGGTCTCGTCTCTCGCGATGGGGTCGCGGCGGCCCTCCAGGGACGCCATGAGCGCGTAGCCGAGGACGGGAATTCCGAAGAAGACGGCGATGCCCCCAATCATCTCCGGCGTGCCGAAATTCGCCCAGGCGTAGTTCGCGACGATCAGAAGCATCACGAGCGGAATCACATACTGCACCACCGGCCCCCAGATTGAGCCTACGTACAGCCCGGCGTTGCGGTTGATCTCGAGCACCCGGAGCTTCTCGGGGCCGAGGTGCCCCATGGACCAGCCGATGGCGCCGATGATGGCGAGTGTGGAGAGGGGCAGGCCGAAGTTGCCAAACACGAAGTCGAGGAAATTCAGCACGCCCGGCGAGTACGCGCTCCCGAGCCCCAGAAGCCAGATGACCCCGCACACGCCGATCACCGTCTGCTCCCGGGTCAAGCGCGTTTCTTCGCTGAGGGTCGTCACGCTCACCTCCGTGATGAGGATGGCCGAGGTGAAGGCGGCCAGAAAGAAGCCGAGGAAGAACAGGATGGCCCACAGCGCGCCCCCCGCCATCTGCGGGAAGACCTGCGGCAGGGACACGAACGTGAGGCTCGCCCCCGACCCCGGGTCCAAGTCGAACGCGAAGACGATCGGGAAAATGGCGAAGGCCGCCAGGATGCCGATGCTCGAGTTCCCGATGACGGTGAATACGCCCCCGCCGATTGGGATGTCGTCGTAGTCCGGCAGGTAGCTGCCGACGGTGAGGGCAATGCCCCACCCGAGGCCGGTCGAGAAGAGAACCTGTCCGAGGGCGGTGATCCAGGTCTGGCCGAGCCCGAGCTTGCCCCACTCGATGCCGAACGTGAAGGCGAGGCCCTCAGCGGCCCCGGGCAGCGTGAGGGCGCGGATCATGATCGCGACGAGAGCGAGCACGAGCCCCGGCACTGCGTAGATCACGAGCCGCTCCACGCCCCGCCGGATGCCGAGGTACAGAATGGCCGCGACCAGGGCCATCACGGCCGTGTGGCTGCCGATGGACCAAACGCCGCTCGCGCGAAAGCCCTCCCAAAACGCCTCCGGCGCGAAGCCCGCCGACGTGAAGGTGAAGAGCAGCGAGTGCACGGCGTAGTAGAGCGTCCATCCCACGACGGGGGCGTAATACGACATCAGGGCGACGTTCACGACCAGCACCACCACGCCCAGTCCCACCATCCCCCGCGAGGAGGCCACCTCGCGGAAGGCCCCAATCACGCCCTTGCCGGCGTAGCGCCCGAACGCGACCTCGGCGATGAGGCCGGGAATGGCGAGCACGAGCAGGAGCACGAAGTACGCGAGGAGAAAGGCCCCGCCCCCGTTCTCGCCGGTCACGTAGGGGAAGCGCCAGATGTTGCCGGCCCCCACCATGGCCCCGAGCATCGCCATCAAAAACCCGAAGCGCGAGCCCCACTGGGCGCGCGAGAGTTCAACGTCTTGGTCGGGCATCAACGCGGTGTCGCTGTGTAAGGAGCGCGAGCAGCCCTAAGGTAGGAACAACGAATCGAAATTTCGAACGCCCGTCGGGAGCAGGAAAGAGGCGGTCGTCCGGCTGTTGAAGACGAATCTTCCGAGAGAAACGTTGGTTGTCGGACACGTCGCAGATCAGAAGCGAATTTCTCCGCCCCCTCCCCTCTACCCATCCGATGCTCGATGCCGTTAAGTCTGACGCCGACGACCTGTACTCGGAGATCGTCGCATTTCGCCGCACGTTGCACCGGCGGCCCGAGCTGTCGGGCGAGGAGCACGAGACCGCGCGGCGCGTGGCGGAGCGGCTGACGGCCCTCGGCCTCGATGTCCGCACAGGGGTGCACGACACGGGCGTGGTGGGCACCCTGCACGGGGGGCGGCCGGGGCCGACCCTGCTGCTGCGGGCGGACATGGACGCCCTCCCCATTCAGGAAGAGACGGGCCTCGACTGTGCCTCGGAGCACGAGGGGGTGATGCACGCGTGCGGGCACGACCTCCACACGTCCTCGCTGTTGGGCACGGCCATGATTCTGGCACGCCACCGCGACGAGGTGCACGGGCAGGTGCGATTCTGCTTCCAGCCCCACGAGGAGCGGATTCCCGGTGGGGCCAAGTTCATGATCGACGAGGGCGTGCTCGACGAAACGGGCGACACGCCGGCCCCCGAGGCCGCCTTTGGGCAGCACGTGAAGCCGAGCCTCCCCCCCGGGACCCTGGGCATCCGCGCCGGCGGCTTCATGGCCTCGGCCGACGAGGTGTTCGTGACGGTTGAGGGCGAGGGCGGACACGCGGCGAACCCGCACGAGGCGGTGGACCCGACCTACGTCGCCAGCGAAATCGTCGGCGGGCTTCAGTCGCTCATCAGCCGCCGGTGCCCGCCGGGCGTGCCGTCGGTGCTCACCATTGGGCGCCTGGTGGCGGACGGGGCTACGAACGTGATTCCCGAGACGGCCCGCCTGGAGGGCACCTTCCGGGCGATGGACGAGGAGTGGCGCTTCCGGGCGCACGCCCTCTTCCGTCAACTTGTGCACCGGACCGCCGAGGCGCACGGGGCGACGGCCGAGGTGGAGGTGCGCGAAGGATACCCGGCGCTCCACAACCACGAGACGCCGACGACGCTCGTGCAGGAGGCCGCCCGCGAATACGTGGGGCCGGAGCGGACCGTGGAGGCGGATCGGTGGTTCGCGGGCGAAGACTTTGCCTATTTCCTGCGCGAGTGTCCGGGCACCTTCTACCAACTCGGGGTGGGCAGCGAGCACGGCCTCCACACGTCCCGGTTCAACCCGGACGAGGAGGCACTCCGCACCGGCACGGGGTTTATGGCGTACCTGGCGTGGCGCTACGGCCGCGAGCACGCACGGGACTAGGGACACGCCCCCGGAGGTGCACAGGGCGTCAGGCCGGCGCAACTAGCGCCCGCAACGGGGCCGGGTCGATTCGGTGCCCGCCCTCGAAGGTACGCGTCGTCACGGGAATGTCGTGGGCCTGGAGGCGGCGCCGGATGGCGGCCCATCGGTCGTCGGTCACGTATGGGTCCTCCGTCCCGGCCACGAGGGTCAGGTCCAGGGCACGTAGGGAGGCGGCGTGCTCGGCGAGGTCGAGGTCGTGGGCCGGGGCCCCGCCCCACAACACCAGCCGGTCGACGGCCGTGTCGCCCCACAGTGCCCACCGGCTGGCGGTGACGGCCCCCTGCGAGAAGCCCAGCACGTGCAGGGAGGGGGGCGTGTCGTCGGCAAGGTGACGGACCGTCGCGTCGAGGGCGTCGACGTAGTCGGACACCTCGGCCTCGCGTGCCTCACGGGTCATCCAGGAGGCGCCCACCTGCTCATGCTGGGCCATCCCGTCCACGTAAAACCGGGACAATCCCTCCGGCGCAACGACGCAGCGGTCGGGGGCCACGAGGGGGTGGAACGCCGACACGAAGTCGGCGGCGAGCTGGCCGTAGCCGTGCAGCACCACCCACCAGGACCCGGCCGTGGCGGGCGTCCCGAGGGTGGCCACGCGGGCCGTGCGGGCGACCCGGAGCGTGTGGAGGCGGGGTTCGGCGGACATGGACGGCTTGGCTTCGATAAACGATGCGTTGAGGGCCGAAGTGGGTTCAGGCCATCCGGCCGTCGGCGGCCGTCATCCTTTCGATTCGGTCCAGCACCGCCTCGGCGGACGACACGACCTCGACCAGGTCGGTCACGGCGGCCCGCGCAAACCGGCCGTCCCGCAGCTCGTCGAAGAACGAGAGGAGCGTGTCGTAGAAGCCGTCCGCATTCAGAATGGCGATGGGACGGTCGTGGTAG is part of the Salinibacter ruber DSM 13855 genome and encodes:
- a CDS encoding sensor histidine kinase, which encodes MSLSVPSGGPVFWGYLLAFVAASLACLGAAWRAWSIPYAGTRHSLLAFFLTSAAWAGAYIGFLLPVSPLAKHVFYQISLVVGFGTVWAWLWFCSAYTGRAIHRNASAQWFAIVVYGGVTLLKVTNPFHHLYYTLEPGQGGVFDLVIRHGLFYWVVMGVAYALATAGYLMLFEMFWKTETRTGPLAALTALTAFPAVLNITGHVNPTLQDITHEPLGVAVFAIGVLFVYSYQFQAVRLAGSLSAPTIMLSADGRIKDYGRRIIDLFPKLEDRSAIGKPLGAALPELAQKLEEDRSLLETTDGSAPRYYRIVETSLGATGGSDVVVLSDVTERERRERALRDRQEKVEALYAAISRLLRAENRTEVGDVMLRLVNEVFGYPLVSIRFVEDGRLVPVQGSPQIAEHMPPQRPPVDIEGESLLADVYRNEEPFVIDDLHAVDTQLDYGAARAAACFPMGTHGTIAVGDVERGAIDSFDGGLIEVLAAHAAVVLDRLDQEEALRTAKQEAEEASQMKSALLANTSHEFRTPLTSIIGFAEEIATMAEDDDAPIGRFADHIENSGRRLLGTLDAILNLSRLQGGTLRRPSEPTDMTTVAEEAADQFYPEAVEADIALRTEANGTPVWTRADPEGLRIALQNLISNAVKYTEPGGDVWIRVRTGDEAAVLEVEDTGVGMDPAQTETLFEPFRQESEGMGREYEGTGLGLAVTKEAVEQMGGAIEVETEKGAGSRFTVRLPEAEAPEKVGDPSASASLGNADTPS
- the folB gene encoding dihydroneopterin aldolase; protein product: MSESVPDTKPEASSSTDYTTTGTVRLVNAVFYGHHGVMEEEHRIGGRYEVDVSVGLDFEDAALHDDLDRTVNYEQVYEFVRQLVTENNFYLIEKLAYRIAHKVLDTYPDLEGVEVTVRKPDPPVGGTCDRAEATYTIDDPGT
- a CDS encoding alpha/beta hydrolase, with product MSAEPRLHTLRVARTARVATLGTPATAGSWWVVLHGYGQLAADFVSAFHPLVAPDRCVVAPEGLSRFYVDGMAQHEQVGASWMTREAREAEVSDYVDALDATVRHLADDTPPSLHVLGFSQGAVTASRWALWGDTAVDRLVLWGGAPAHDLDLAEHAASLRALDLTLVAGTEDPYVTDDRWAAIRRRLQAHDIPVTTRTFEGGHRIDPAPLRALVAPA
- a CDS encoding PfkB family carbohydrate kinase translates to MSILAVGTVAFDSIDTPFGSADRVLGGSASYLTLAARHFCEDVRLVGVVGGDFPDEYRRTLADGGVDLEGLEVEEDGETFFWHGEYHYDMNERDTLDTQLNVLASFEPDLPGSYLDSDIVCLGNLEPGIQRDVLDQVDDPEFVMADTMNYWIENTPDSLRTTLSQVDCFVINDAEARELADEPNLVRAASLIRDMGPETLIIKKGEHGALLFTDHSVFSAPAYPLDDIQDPTGAGDAFAGGLAGHLYQSGGLDPEALRRGVIYGSVMASFVVQRYGPDKLLDLTRTDITERARSFRELAAIPTLVPLDKQLA
- a CDS encoding M20 metallopeptidase family protein, with the translated sequence MLDAVKSDADDLYSEIVAFRRTLHRRPELSGEEHETARRVAERLTALGLDVRTGVHDTGVVGTLHGGRPGPTLLLRADMDALPIQEETGLDCASEHEGVMHACGHDLHTSSLLGTAMILARHRDEVHGQVRFCFQPHEERIPGGAKFMIDEGVLDETGDTPAPEAAFGQHVKPSLPPGTLGIRAGGFMASADEVFVTVEGEGGHAANPHEAVDPTYVASEIVGGLQSLISRRCPPGVPSVLTIGRLVADGATNVIPETARLEGTFRAMDEEWRFRAHALFRQLVHRTAEAHGATAEVEVREGYPALHNHETPTTLVQEAAREYVGPERTVEADRWFAGEDFAYFLRECPGTFYQLGVGSEHGLHTSRFNPDEEALRTGTGFMAYLAWRYGREHARD
- a CDS encoding sodium-dependent transporter, with product MPDQDVELSRAQWGSRFGFLMAMLGAMVGAGNIWRFPYVTGENGGGAFLLAYFVLLLVLAIPGLIAEVAFGRYAGKGVIGAFREVASSRGMVGLGVVVLVVNVALMSYYAPVVGWTLYYAVHSLLFTFTSAGFAPEAFWEGFRASGVWSIGSHTAVMALVAAILYLGIRRGVERLVIYAVPGLVLALVAIMIRALTLPGAAEGLAFTFGIEWGKLGLGQTWITALGQVLFSTGLGWGIALTVGSYLPDYDDIPIGGGVFTVIGNSSIGILAAFAIFPIVFAFDLDPGSGASLTFVSLPQVFPQMAGGALWAILFFLGFFLAAFTSAILITEVSVTTLSEETRLTREQTVIGVCGVIWLLGLGSAYSPGVLNFLDFVFGNFGLPLSTLAIIGAIGWSMGHLGPEKLRVLEINRNAGLYVGSIWGPVVQYVIPLVMLLIVANYAWANFGTPEMIGGIAVFFGIPVLGYALMASLEGRRDPIARDETR
- a CDS encoding type 1 glutamine amidotransferase, giving the protein MVDSPLTSSSLRALLVQCRSAPRMEAQEQTCFLERTRLRPDQFQTVNVARGDDPTSVSLDEVDALLIGGAGKYSATQTYPWTDGLHDLIRRAVDRALPTLGSCWGHQVLARALGGQVVHDPDHSELGCGWVERTDAGAADPLFCQFSSRFQANMGHHDRVVELPPDSTELARNDQPHQAFRLNGAPVYGTQFHSELDAKRERERILVYREYYRSALPDAETVQRVLDTLADTTEVDNLLYDFLVTFVARPHPSVVPATLHPADRTGALGLASPDDRRRSSPRPA
- a CDS encoding Maf family protein produces the protein MVRATRNFCAPLPFLSAHMPFLSAHMSGTGSTHPMNPLLQLSCPLLLASQSPRRRALLDRIDVPFEARVSPADETLAPSVAPAEAVRTLARRKARPVAADRPSALVLAADTVVAHDGEILNKPEDSSHARAMLRRLQDTSHAVYTGVSLVHAGSDRTATAVETTAVVLGPLSDAEIRAYVASGSPLDKAGGYGIQDHTAPFFVERIEGDYYNVVGLPLRRLYRTLRASFADLLEASSA
- a CDS encoding ParA family protein, with product MTVLSVCNHKGGTGKTTTTIHVAAALGLSGWRTLVIDLDPQGFLTHTMGIEEPPSDQSVAAFFDADADPGRIPIQEAAGFDLIPSSSTLTRRMRDLNKPTDVLWVREALQRLDLEYDLLLFDTAAAVTVYSLNALVASQHVLIPVLPEYQSVVGGEQTYQTTQLVENKLNPRLNTRQFLFTQVDARKRIHKTYREYIREKYGEKVLDTIVRTSTSLAKTRDGATTVFDHDSSSRGALDYANATDELVARLQSASEDASSEEAPAAAAPNDLSAEAAPEVSEMLNS